Proteins from one Staphylococcus saprophyticus subsp. saprophyticus ATCC 15305 = NCTC 7292 genomic window:
- a CDS encoding competence protein ComK — protein MNNLAKLLYFKTVIGPELLTICQYTTHQFTYPSSINQTLKYILETNNLSLPIQIKQAKDILKIRKLIPIYINNHTIVFPIKAKRSPIQYFINALAINGLKSQGAQTVIYFDNATFIIVDVAYIVVHKKWQESLTLSHLIDS, from the coding sequence ATGAATAACCTTGCTAAACTATTATATTTCAAAACCGTTATCGGTCCCGAATTACTTACCATTTGTCAATATACAACACATCAATTTACGTATCCTTCTTCCATTAATCAAACATTAAAATATATCCTTGAAACCAACAATCTTTCTTTACCCATACAAATTAAGCAAGCTAAGGACATACTTAAAATACGAAAACTCATCCCCATCTATATTAATAACCATACGATCGTCTTCCCAATTAAAGCAAAGCGCTCCCCAATACAATATTTTATCAATGCATTAGCAATTAATGGCTTAAAATCACAAGGTGCACAAACAGTTATTTATTTTGATAATGCAACTTTTATCATAGTTGATGTAGCATATATCGTTGTACATAAAAAATGGCAAGAAAGTTTAACACTTTCTCACCTAATAGATAGTTAG
- a CDS encoding sigma-70 family RNA polymerase sigma factor yields MHFSKIYNKSKHIIYVLLKKYNIKYNNDEFVQLLTIKLWELSRKYNAQKSSSFQSYLYTRLNFYLIDLFRKQHNTYEICEPFDKVSFHQIPSIYLDSKIEAHHFLTTLTTQEQQWLQLKLYGYKQKEIAQHLKCSISTIKNIQQRVQVKYSKYYKF; encoded by the coding sequence ATGCACTTTAGTAAAATTTATAATAAATCAAAACACATCATATATGTTCTTCTAAAAAAATACAATATTAAGTACAATAATGATGAATTTGTACAATTACTCACGATTAAATTATGGGAACTATCCAGAAAGTATAATGCCCAAAAATCTTCTTCATTTCAATCTTATTTATATACACGGTTAAATTTCTATTTAATTGATTTATTTCGTAAGCAACACAACACTTATGAAATATGCGAACCATTTGATAAAGTAAGTTTTCATCAAATTCCTAGCATCTACCTTGATAGTAAAATAGAGGCTCATCATTTCTTAACAACGCTTACAACACAAGAACAACAGTGGTTACAATTAAAATTATATGGTTATAAACAAAAAGAGATTGCACAACACCTAAAGTGTTCAATATCAACTATAAAAAATATACAGCAACGTGTTCAAGTAAAATATTCTAAATACTATAAATTTTAA
- a CDS encoding N-acetylglucosaminidase, with protein MTKHKKGSILSIIGLLVILGVAAIIVFSMISDQIFFKEVDEQEKVDNLKVTLDKASKKQIDNYTSQQVSSKDNKTWRDASSTEIKAAMDSSKFIESDTQKYQFLELDKYQGIDHNRIKRMLIDNPTLLKHSDEFIKAAKDKHVNEVYLISHALLETGSAKSELSSGVEIDGKKYYNFFGVGALDEDPIKTGSEYAKKHGWDTPQKAISGGANFIHGHFLSNKDQNTLYSMRWNPKNPGEHQYATDIKWAESNASLMAHFYEDMKTEGKYYKYFVYKDDNKHKQ; from the coding sequence ATGACGAAGCATAAAAAAGGCTCAATTTTATCAATTATAGGTTTATTGGTAATCTTAGGTGTAGCTGCAATTATTGTATTTTCAATGATTTCAGATCAAATCTTTTTTAAAGAAGTAGATGAACAAGAAAAAGTTGATAATTTAAAAGTAACTTTAGATAAAGCATCTAAAAAGCAAATAGATAACTACACAAGCCAACAAGTTTCAAGTAAAGATAACAAAACATGGAGAGACGCATCATCAACTGAAATAAAAGCTGCGATGGATAGTAGTAAGTTTATTGAGAGTGATACGCAAAAATACCAATTTTTAGAATTAGATAAATATCAAGGTATTGACCATAACAGAATCAAACGTATGTTAATTGATAACCCAACATTACTTAAGCATTCTGATGAATTTATAAAGGCTGCTAAAGACAAACATGTAAATGAGGTCTACTTAATTTCACACGCATTGCTTGAAACAGGTTCTGCTAAAAGTGAACTTTCAAGTGGCGTAGAGATTGATGGTAAAAAATACTATAATTTCTTCGGTGTAGGTGCTTTAGATGAAGATCCTATTAAAACAGGGTCTGAATATGCCAAGAAACATGGATGGGATACACCACAAAAAGCAATTAGTGGCGGTGCTAACTTTATTCATGGACATTTTTTATCAAATAAAGATCAAAATACACTATATAGTATGAGATGGAATCCGAAAAATCCAGGTGAACATCAATATGCTACTGACATAAAATGGGCAGAAAGTAACGCTTCATTAATGGCACACTTTTATGAAGATATGAAAACAGAAGGTAAGTATTATAAATATTTTGTTTATAAAGATGATAATAAACATAAACAATAA
- a CDS encoding osmoprotectant ABC transporter substrate-binding protein, translated as MKFLKRFVILVLFSTIFLASCELPGLGGGQSKSTVRISALATSESQIMAYMLKELMEHDTDGKVKGSIINNLGSATIQHNALMNGDADVSSTRYTGTDLVGALEQKPITDSTKAMHVTKKLFNQKFDQTFFNSYGFENTFAFMVTKETAKKYNLHTVSDLEKVKDKVNVGTDTTWIKRGGDGYAPFQEHYGFAFNSIKPMQIGLVYDALKNQKLDVALGYTTDGRIAAYDLVVLKDDKNFFPPYDASAVAPNKLLAQQPELKKAIKKLEGQISTEQMQKLNYEADGQGKEPAIVAKEFLKQHHYFDKK; from the coding sequence ATGAAATTTTTAAAACGATTTGTCATTTTGGTTTTATTTAGCACAATTTTTTTAGCAAGTTGTGAATTACCTGGCCTTGGTGGTGGACAATCAAAAAGCACTGTAAGAATATCTGCATTAGCCACAAGTGAATCCCAGATTATGGCCTATATGTTAAAAGAGTTAATGGAGCACGATACTGATGGGAAAGTAAAAGGATCAATCATTAATAATTTAGGTTCCGCAACCATTCAACATAATGCATTAATGAATGGTGATGCTGATGTATCAAGCACACGATATACTGGTACTGATTTAGTAGGTGCACTTGAACAGAAACCAATCACCGATTCTACCAAAGCTATGCATGTTACAAAAAAATTATTTAATCAAAAATTTGATCAAACGTTTTTTAATTCATATGGTTTTGAAAACACGTTTGCCTTTATGGTCACAAAAGAAACAGCCAAAAAATACAACTTACATACTGTTTCAGATTTAGAAAAAGTAAAAGACAAAGTAAATGTTGGCACAGATACCACGTGGATTAAACGCGGTGGCGACGGTTATGCCCCATTCCAAGAACATTACGGTTTTGCTTTCAATTCTATAAAACCTATGCAAATCGGACTTGTTTATGATGCATTAAAAAACCAAAAACTAGATGTTGCACTTGGCTATACTACAGATGGTAGAATTGCAGCATACGATTTAGTGGTTCTCAAAGACGATAAAAACTTCTTTCCGCCTTATGATGCCAGTGCAGTAGCGCCAAATAAACTTTTAGCTCAACAACCAGAACTAAAAAAAGCAATAAAAAAATTAGAAGGTCAAATCAGTACAGAACAAATGCAAAAATTAAATTATGAAGCTGATGGTCAAGGTAAAGAACCTGCCATTGTTGCGAAAGAATTTTTAAAACAACATCATTATTTTGATAAAAAATAG
- a CDS encoding FAD/NAD(P)-binding protein: MRIAIIGMGTAGVSLLKELVKQERFSELAIDVYDNPKNMGQGVPFQNDSDQLLINLPAEEMSLNLENEREFYEWYENQSTFKFSNPKYLPRFIFGHYMKDYLQQFINQYDNIHQICEEVSEVFIDSDIGQTDIQYNVCTANNIENRKQYDVVFLAIGTLSYHDPYKLKGTKGYIQTPYPTYNTLDNVKDTDRISIIGTGLASLDVIRYVTAHHPNLPIMVTSRKGHLPSVRGEMPDIEFKYLTPENFNEIKEKHFGNVPLDEAMRLFMKDCAHYEIPVETLVHRRTNDPIIDLTYDLEHAEELGKFQSILELAKENLNWIWNSLSRTDQKHFLSNYHGILKENSNPMPPQTAQLLIEHINNGLIKIEKGLESVKHSQHRFQLEFQDGSVENSDVVINATGSKTQLSDLDSDDQLVLNLENRQVVQAHPLGGIQIVAETNQIISPRYGTLKNMYALGQLTNGINQSRNGVMMIVRQAVSVINHLFESNK, encoded by the coding sequence ATGAGGATTGCAATCATAGGAATGGGTACGGCAGGTGTGAGTTTGCTAAAGGAATTAGTCAAACAGGAACGTTTTTCTGAATTAGCTATCGATGTATATGATAACCCTAAAAACATGGGGCAAGGTGTGCCGTTTCAAAACGATAGTGACCAATTATTAATTAATTTACCTGCCGAAGAGATGTCATTGAATTTAGAAAATGAACGGGAATTTTATGAATGGTATGAAAATCAATCAACATTTAAGTTTTCAAATCCGAAGTATTTGCCGAGGTTTATTTTTGGACATTATATGAAAGATTATTTGCAACAATTTATCAATCAGTATGATAATATTCACCAAATTTGTGAAGAAGTTTCTGAAGTCTTTATTGACTCAGATATAGGTCAAACAGATATACAATATAATGTTTGTACTGCAAATAATATAGAAAATCGAAAGCAGTATGATGTAGTATTCTTAGCTATAGGCACGTTGTCTTATCATGATCCATACAAATTGAAAGGCACGAAAGGATATATACAAACACCGTATCCTACATATAATACGTTAGATAATGTTAAAGATACAGATAGAATTTCTATTATTGGTACTGGACTAGCAAGTCTTGATGTGATTCGCTATGTAACAGCGCATCATCCTAATTTACCAATTATGGTTACAAGTCGTAAGGGTCACTTACCGAGTGTTAGAGGTGAGATGCCTGATATTGAATTTAAATATTTAACTCCTGAAAATTTTAATGAAATTAAAGAGAAACATTTTGGAAATGTGCCATTAGATGAGGCAATGCGGTTATTTATGAAAGACTGTGCACATTATGAAATTCCGGTAGAAACACTTGTGCATCGAAGAACAAATGATCCGATTATAGATTTAACTTACGATTTAGAACATGCAGAGGAGTTAGGTAAATTCCAAAGTATACTTGAGCTTGCCAAAGAAAATTTAAATTGGATATGGAATAGTTTGAGTCGTACTGACCAAAAACATTTTTTATCAAATTATCATGGTATTTTAAAAGAAAATTCTAATCCAATGCCTCCACAGACTGCACAATTACTCATTGAACACATTAATAATGGCTTAATTAAAATTGAGAAGGGCTTAGAATCTGTTAAACATAGTCAACATAGATTTCAATTAGAATTTCAAGACGGTTCGGTAGAAAATAGTGATGTAGTCATTAATGCGACAGGTTCGAAAACACAACTTTCAGATCTTGATAGTGATGATCAACTTGTGTTGAATTTAGAAAATAGACAAGTAGTACAAGCGCATCCACTTGGTGGTATACAAATTGTAGCTGAAACAAATCAAATTATAAGTCCAAGGTATGGCACGCTTAAAAATATGTATGCATTAGGTCAGTTAACAAATGGTATTAATCAATCGAGAAATGGCGTCATGATGATTGTAAGGCAAGCGGTAAGTGTAATAAATCATTTATTTGAATCAAATAAATGA
- the ribD gene encoding bifunctional diaminohydroxyphosphoribosylaminopyrimidine deaminase/5-amino-6-(5-phosphoribosylamino)uracil reductase RibD produces the protein MSQYLNYAIQLAQMVEGQTGLNPPVGAVVVNRGRIVGIGAHLKKGDKHAEVQALDMAKDNAKGGTIYISLEPCTHFGSTPPCVNKIIEAGINRVVYAVKDTTLPSNGDSILQEAGIDVEFRHQPDAENLYKDFFITKRQSVPMVTVKVSCSLDGKQATDTGESKWITNKLVKKDVFKLRHHHDAVLTGSGTLNADNPQYTTRIEEGKNPIKVILAQNGNIDFNLDIFKNTNTPIWIYTQNEALVTDIEHVEIIQLTNCSVENIMKNLYEKGIGRLLVEAGPTVTSEFLQSNYTNKLIIYYAPKIIGGSGKYQFFHTDKIIDLSEVPQFEIVDSQMLEQNLKLELRKK, from the coding sequence ATGAGTCAATATTTAAACTATGCTATACAACTTGCACAAATGGTTGAGGGACAAACAGGTTTAAACCCTCCAGTTGGTGCAGTAGTAGTGAATCGAGGACGTATCGTAGGTATAGGTGCACACTTAAAAAAAGGTGACAAACATGCAGAAGTGCAGGCGCTAGATATGGCAAAAGACAATGCGAAAGGTGGAACCATTTATATTTCATTAGAACCCTGTACACACTTTGGTTCTACACCACCTTGCGTCAATAAAATTATTGAGGCAGGCATTAATCGTGTTGTTTATGCAGTTAAAGATACTACATTACCTTCCAATGGTGACAGTATTTTACAAGAAGCAGGGATAGATGTTGAATTTCGACATCAACCTGATGCTGAAAACTTATATAAAGATTTCTTTATTACAAAACGACAATCTGTACCAATGGTAACAGTAAAGGTTTCTTGTAGTTTAGATGGCAAACAAGCGACAGATACTGGTGAAAGTAAATGGATTACCAATAAACTTGTGAAAAAAGATGTTTTTAAATTAAGACATCATCACGATGCGGTACTAACTGGTAGTGGCACGTTAAATGCAGATAATCCACAATATACGACTCGAATTGAAGAGGGTAAAAACCCAATTAAAGTGATACTAGCCCAAAACGGTAACATAGATTTTAATTTAGACATTTTTAAAAATACGAATACGCCGATTTGGATTTATACACAAAATGAAGCTTTAGTAACGGACATTGAACATGTTGAAATTATTCAACTTACAAATTGTTCAGTAGAAAATATTATGAAAAATTTATATGAAAAAGGTATAGGCAGATTGTTAGTAGAAGCAGGTCCCACAGTTACTTCTGAATTTCTTCAATCCAATTATACAAATAAACTAATTATATATTATGCCCCGAAAATAATTGGTGGTTCAGGCAAATATCAATTTTTCCATACGGATAAAATCATCGATTTGTCAGAAGTCCCACAGTTTGAAATTGTTGATTCACAAATGCTTGAGCAAAATCTTAAATTAGAATTACGAAAGAAGTGA
- the ribE gene encoding riboflavin synthase, whose amino-acid sequence MFTGIVEEIGTIKKISTQQSVVNLKIECQTILTDMHIGDSISVNGACLTVIEFDNHTFSVQVIKGTENKTYLNQLSQSSEVNLERAMSGQGRFGGHFVLGHVDEVAKIKRIQSSDNSKIVTIQPSTSLIKQMVSQGSITVDGVSLTIFQLKQSDFDIHLIPETRKSTILNQKRVGDPVHLETDMLFKYVEKIIENDNAKLTSDKLKAFGF is encoded by the coding sequence ATGTTTACTGGAATTGTTGAAGAAATAGGTACAATTAAAAAAATATCAACACAACAGTCTGTAGTTAACTTGAAAATTGAATGTCAAACGATTTTAACTGACATGCATATTGGTGATTCAATCAGTGTTAACGGAGCATGTTTAACAGTAATAGAATTTGATAATCACACTTTTTCAGTACAAGTTATAAAAGGTACAGAAAATAAAACGTATTTAAATCAATTAAGTCAATCTTCTGAAGTGAATTTAGAAAGAGCAATGAGTGGTCAAGGTCGATTTGGTGGACATTTTGTACTTGGTCATGTAGATGAAGTAGCGAAAATTAAACGCATTCAGTCATCGGATAATTCTAAAATTGTAACAATACAACCGTCAACGTCATTGATAAAACAAATGGTTAGTCAAGGTTCAATTACAGTTGATGGTGTGAGTTTAACGATATTTCAATTAAAGCAATCAGATTTCGATATACATCTCATTCCTGAGACAAGAAAATCAACGATATTAAATCAAAAGCGTGTTGGTGATCCAGTTCATTTAGAAACGGATATGTTATTTAAATACGTTGAAAAAATTATTGAAAATGATAATGCTAAATTAACTTCAGATAAACTTAAAGCATTTGGATTTTAA